A single genomic interval of Puntigrus tetrazona isolate hp1 chromosome 1, ASM1883169v1, whole genome shotgun sequence harbors:
- the muc13a gene encoding mucin-2: MPFLPNSRPAQTTTTASSTTSPTTSNPTTSAAVTSEATTITTVPSTSESTPAQTTTTALSTTSPTTSNPTTSTAVTSESTTLTTIPSTSESTPAQTTTTASSTTSPTTSNPTTSAAVTSEATTLTTIPSTSESTPAQTTTTASSTTSPTTSNPTTSAAVTSEATTLTTIPSTSESTPAQTTTTASSTTYPTTSNPTTSAAVTSESMTLTTIPSTSESTPAQTTTTASSTTSPTTSNPTTSAAVTSETTTLTTIPSTSESTPAQTTTTASSTTSPTTSNPTTSAAVTSESTTLTTVTSTSESTPAQTTTTASSTTSPTTSNPTTSAAVTSESTTLTTKPSTSESTPAQTTTTASSTTSPTTSNPTTSAAVTSESTTLTTIPSTSESTPAQTTTTASSTTSPTTSNPTTSAAVTSESTTLTTIPSTSESTPAQTTTTASSTTSPTTSNPTTSATVTSEITTLTTIPSTSESTPAQTTTTASSTTSPTTSNPTTSAAVTSESTTLTTVTPTSESTPAQTTTTASSTTSPTTSNPTTSAAVTPAQTTTTASSTTSPTTSNPTTSAAVTSESTTLTTKPSTSESTPAQTTITASSTTSPTTSNPTTSAAVTSESTTLTTIPSTSQSTPAQTTTTASSTTSPTTSNPTTSAAVTSESTTLTTKPSTSESTPAQTTTTASSTTSPTTSNPTTSTAVTSESTTLTTKPSTSESTPAQTTTTASSTTSPTTSNPTTTTASSTTSPTTSNPTTSAAVTSESTTLTTKPSTSESTPAQTTTTASSTTSPTTSNPTTSTAVTSESTTLTTKPSTSESTPAQTTTTASSTTSPTTSNPTTSTAVTSESTTLTTKPSTSESTPAQTTTTASSTTSPTTSNPTTSAAVTSESTILTTKPSTSESTPAQTTTTASSTTSPTTSNPTTSAAVTSEATTLTTIPSTSESTPAQTTTTASSTTSPTTSNPTTSTAVTSEATTLTTIPSTSESTPAQTTTTASSTTSPTTSNPTTSTAVTSESTTLTTKPSTSDSTPAQTTTTASSTTSPTTSNPTTSAAVTSESTTLTTIPSTSQSTPAQTTTTASSTTSPTTSNPTTSTAVTSESTTLTTIPLTSESTPAQTTTTASSTTSPTTSNPTTSTAVTSESTTLTTKPSTSESTPAQTTTTASSTTSPTTSNPTTSAAVTSESTTLTTKPSTSESTPAQTTTTASSTTSPTTSNPTTSAAVTSESTILTTKPSTSESTPAQTTTTASSTTSPTTSNPTTSAAVTSEATTLTTIPSTSESTPAQTTTTASSTTSPTTSNPTTSTAVTSEATTLTTIPSTSESTPAQTTTTASSTTSPTTSNPTTSTAVTSESTTLTTKPSTSDSTPAQTTTTASSTTSPTTSNPTTSAAVTSESTTLTTIPSTSQSTPAQTTTTASSTTSPTTSNPTTSTAVTSESTTLTTIPLTSESTPAQTTTTASSTTSPTTSNPTTSTAVTSESTTLTTKPSTSESTPAQTTTTASSTTSPTTSNPTTSAAVTSESTTLTTIPSTSESTPAQTTTTASSTTSPTTSNPTTSTAVTSESTTLTTKPSTSESTPAQTTTTASSTTSPTTSNPTTSTAVTSEATTLTTKPSTSESTPAQTTTTASSTTSPTTSNPTTSAAVTSEATTLTTIPSTSESTPAQTTTTASSTTSPTTSNPTTSAAVTSESTTLTTKPSTSESTPAQTTITASSTTSPTTSNPTTSAAVTSESTTLTTIPSTSQSTPAQTTTTASSTTSPTTSNPTTSAAVTSEATTLTTIPSTSESTPAQTTITASSTTSPTTSNPTKSTAVTSESTTLTTKPSTSESTPAQTTTTASSTTSPTTSNPTTSAALTSESTTLTTIPSTSESTPAQTTTTASSTTSPTTSNPTTSAAVTSESTTLTTIPSTSESTSAKTTTTASSTTSPTTSNPTTSTAVTSESTTLTTKPSTSQSTPAQTTITASSTTSPTTSNPTTSTAVTSESTTHTTIPSISESTPAQTTTTDSSTTSPTTSNPTTSAAVTSESSTLTSKPSTSESTPAQTTTTTSSTTSPTTSNPTTSAAVTSESTTLTTL; this comes from the exons accagcacaaactacaactacagcttcatcaaccacatctccaacaacaagcaatccaacaacatccgcagctgtaacatctgaagCCACGACTATTACTACAGtaccttcaacttcagagagtacaccagcacaaaccacAACTACAGCTTTATCgaccacatctccaacaacgagcaatccaacaacatccacagctgtaacatctgaatccactactcttactacaataccttcaacttcagagagtacaccagcacaaactacaactacagcttcatcaaccacatctccaacaacaagcaatccaacaacatcagcagctgtaacatctgaagccacgactcttactacaataccttcaacttcagagagtacaccagcacaaaccacaactacagcttcatcaaccacatctccaacaacaagcaatccaacaacatccgcagctgtaacatctgaagCCACAACTCTTACTACAAtaccttcaacttcagagagtacaccagcacaaactacaactacagcttcGTCAACCACATatccaacaacaagcaatccaacaacatccgcAGCTGTAACGTCTGAATCCATGACTCTTACTACAAtaccttcaacttcagagagtacaccagcacaaaccacaactacagcttcatcaaccacatctccaacaacaagcaatccaacaacatccgcagctgtaacatctgaaaCCACGACTCTTACTACAAtaccttcaacttcagagagtacaccagcacaaactacaactacagcttcatcaaccacatctccaacaacaagcaatccaacaacatcagcagctgtaacatctgaatccaCGACTCTTACTACAGTAActtcaacttcagagagtacaccagcacaaactacaactacagcttcatcaaccacatctccaacaacaagcaatccaacaacatccgcagctgtaacatctgaatccaCGACTCTTACTACAAAaccttcaacttcagagagtacaccagcacaaactacaactacagcttcatcaaccacatctccaacaacaagcaatccaacaacatctgcagctgtaacatctgaatccacgactcttactacaataccttcaacttcagagagtacaccagcacaaactacaactacagcttcatcaaccacatctccaacaacaagcaatccaacaacatccgcAGCTGTAACGTCTGAATCCACGACTCTTACTACAAtaccttcaacttcagagagtacaccagcacaaaccacaactacagcttcatcaaccacatctccaacaacaagcaatccaacaacatccgcAACTGTAACATCTGAAATCACGACTCTTACTACAAtaccttcaacttcagagagtacaccagcacaaactacaactacagcttcatcaaccacatctccaacaacaagcaatccaacaacatcagcagctgtaacatctgaatccaCGACTCTTACTACAGTAACTCcaacttcagagagtacaccagcacaaactacaactacagcttcatcaaccacatctccaacaacaagcaatccaacaacatccgcagctgt tacaccagcacaaaccacAACTACAGCTTCttcaaccacatctccaacaacaagcaatccaacaacatccgcagctgtaacatctgaatccactactcttactacaaaaccttcaacttcagagagtacaccagcacaaactacaattacagcttcatcaaccacatctccaacaacaagcaatccaacaacatccgcagctgtaacatctgaatccactactcttactacaataccttcaacttcacagagtacaccagcacaaactacaactacagcttcatcaaccacatctccaacaacaagcaatccaacaacatccgcagctgtaacatctgaatccactactcttactacaaaaccttcaacttcagagagtacaccagcacaaactacaactacagcttcatcaaccacatctccaacaacaagcaatccaacaacatccacagctgtaacatctgaatccaCGACTCTTACTACAAAaccttcaacttcagagagtacaccagcacaaactacaactacagcttcatcaaccacatctccaacaacaagcaatccaacaac aactacagcttcatcaaccacatctccaacaacaagcaatccaacaacatccgcagctgtaacatctgaatccactactcttactacaaaaccttcaacttcagagagtacaccagcacaaactacaactacagcttcatcaaccacatctccaacaacaagcaatccaacaacatccacagctgtaacatctgaatccaCGACTCTTACTACAAAaccttcaacttcagagagtacaccagcacaaactacaactacagcttcatcaaccacatctccaacaacaagcaatccaacaacatccacagctgtaacatctgaatccaCGACTCTTACTACAAAaccttcaacttcagagagtacaccagcacaaactacaactacagcttcatcaaccacatctccaacaacaagcaatccaacaacatccgcagctgtaacatctgaatccaCGATTCTTACTACAAAaccttcaacttcagagagtacaccagcacaaactacaactacagcttcatcaaccacatctccaacaacaagcaatccaacaacatccgcagctgtaacatctgaagccacgactcttactacaataccttcaacttcagagagtacaccagcacaaactacaactacagcttcatcaaccacatctccaacaacaagcaatccaacaacatccacagctgtaacatctgaagccacgactcttactacaataccttcaacttcagagagtacaccagcacaaactacaactacagcttcatcaaccacatctccaacaacaagcaatccaacaacatccacagctgtaacatctgaatccaCGACTCTTACTACAAAACCTTCAACTTCAGAtagtacaccagcacaaactacaactacagcttcatcaaccacatctccaacaacaagcaatccaacaacatccgcagctgtaacatctgaatccactactcttactacaataccttcaacttcacagagtacaccagcacaaactacaactacagcttcatcaaccacatctccaacaacaagcaatccaacaacatccacagctgtaacatctgaatccactactcttactacaatacctttaacttcagagagtacaccagcacaaactacaactacagcttcatcaaccacatctccaacaacaagcaatccaacaacatccacagctgtaacatctgaatccaCGACTCTTACTACAAAaccttcaacttcagagagtacaccagcacaaactacaactacagcttcatcaaccacatctccaacaacaagcaatccaacaacatccgcagctgtaacatctgaatccaCGACTCTTACTACAAAaccttcaacttcagagagtacaccagcacaaactacaactacagcttcatcaaccacatctccaacaacaagcaatccaacaacatccgcagctgtaacatctgaatccaCGATTCTTACTACAAAaccttcaacttcagagagtacaccagcacaaactacaactacagcttcatcaaccacatctccaacaacaagcaatccaacaacatccgcagctgtaacatctgaagccacgactcttactacaataccttcaacttcagagagtacaccagcacaaactacaactacagcttcatcaaccacatctccaacaacaagcaatccaacaacatccacagctgtaacatctgaagccacgactcttactacaataccttcaacttcagagagtacaccagcacaaactacaactacagcttcatcaaccacatctccaacaacaagcaatccaacaacatccacagctgtaacatctgaatccaCGACTCTTACTACAAAACCTTCAACTTCAGAtagtacaccagcacaaactacaactacagcttcatcaaccacatctccaacaacaagcaatccaacaacatccgcagctgtaacatctgaatccactactcttactacaataccttcaacttcacagagtacaccagcacaaactacaactacagcttcatcaaccacatctccaacaacaagcaatccaacaacatccacagctgtaacatctgaatccactactcttactacaatacctttaacttcagagagtacaccagcacaaactacaactacagcttcatcaaccacatctccaacaacaagcaatccaacaacatccacagctgtaacatctgaatccaCGACTCTTACTACAAAaccttcaacttcagagagtacaccagcacaaactacaactacagcttcatcaaccacatctccaacaacaagcaatccaacaacatccgcagctgtaacatctgaatccacgactcttactacaataccttcaacttcagagagtacaccagcacaaactacaactacagcttcatcaaccacatctccaacaacaagcaatccaacaacatccacagctgtaacatctgaatccaCGACTCTTACTACAAAACCTTCTacttcagagagtacaccagcacaaactacaactacagcttcatcaaccacatctccaacaacaagcaatccaacaacatccacagctgtaacatctgaagCCACGACTCTTACTACAAAaccttcaacttcagagagtacaccagcacaaactacaactacagcttcatcaaccacatctccaacaacaagcaatccaacaacatccgcagctgtaacatctgaagccacgactcttactacaataccttcaacttcagagagtacaccagcacaaactacaactacagcttcatcaaccacatctccaacaacaagcaatccaacaacatccgcagctgtaacatctgaatccactactcttactacaaaaccttcaacttcagagagtacaccagcacaaactacaattacagcttcatcaaccacatctccaacaacaagcaatccaacaacatccgcagctgtaacatctgaatccactactcttactacaataccttcaacttcacagagtacaccagcacaaactacaactacagcttcatcaaccacatctccaacaacaagcaatccaacaacatccgcagctgtaacatctgaagCCACAACTCTTACTACAAtaccttcaacttcagagagtacaccagcacaaactacaattacagcttcatcaaccacatctccaacaacaagcaatccaacaaaATCCACAGCTGTAACTTCTGAATCCACGACTCTTACTACAAAaccttcaacttcagagagtacaccagcacaaactacaactacagcttcatcaaccacatctccaacaacaagcaatccaacaacatccgcAGCTTTAACATCCGAATCCACGACTCTTACTACAAtaccttcaacttcagagagtacaccagcacaaaccacAACTACAGCTTCttcaaccacatctccaacaacaagtaatccaacaacatccgcagctgtaacatctgaatccacgactcttactacaataccttcaacttcagagagtacaTCAGCAAAAACcacaactacagcttcatcaaccacatctccaacaacaagcaatccaacaacatccacagctgtaacatctgaatccaCAACTCTTACTACAAAACCTTCAACTTCAcagagtacaccagcacaaactacaattacagcttcatcaaccacatctccaacaacaagcaatccaacaacatccacagctgtaacatctgaatccaCGACTCATACTACAATACCTTCAATttcagagagtacaccagcacaaactacaactacagattcatcaaccacatctccaacaacaagcaatccaacaacatccgcagctgtaacatctgaatccTCTACTCTTACCTCAAAaccttcaacttcagagagtacaccagcacaaactacaactacaacttcttcaaccacatctccaacaacaagtaatccaacaacatccgcagctgtaacatctgaatccactactcttactaca CTGTGA
- the LOC122348885 gene encoding mucin-5AC, which yields MSNPITSAAATSKTMTLTTIPSTSESTPAQTTTTASSTTSPTTSNPTTSAAVISEATTLTTIPSTSESTPAQTTTTVLSTTSPTTSNPTKSTAVTSESTTLTTIPTSTESTPAQTTITASSTTSPTTSNPTTSTAVTSESTTLITKSSTSESTPAQTTITASSTTSPTTSNPTTSTAVTSESTTLTTIPSTSESTPAQTTIIASSTTSPTTSNSITSAAATSKTMTLTTIPSTSESTPAQTTTKASSTTSPTTSNPTTSAAVTSEATTFTTIPSTSQSTPAQTTTTASSTAFQTMSNPTTSAAATSKTMTLTTLLSTSESTPAQTTITASSSTSPITSNPTTSTAVTSEATTLTTIPTSSESTPAQTTITASSSTSPTTSNPTTSTAVTSKATTLTTILSSSQSSPAQTTTTASSTASQTTSNPTTSVAATSDPTTLSATTMLTTSESTPVQTTTTASSTTSPTTSNPTASAAVTSEVTTLTTIHSTSESTPAQTTTTPSSTISPTTSKQTTSAAVTSEATTLTTIPSTSESTPAQTTTTASSTTSPTTSKQTTWYNSKSHNYSFINCFYNTEKSNNISSCNF from the exons ATGAGTAATCCAATAACATCAGCAGCTGCAACTTCTAAAACCATGACTCTTACTACAAtaccttcaacttcagagagtacaccagcacaaactacaactacagcttcatcaaccacatctccaacaacaagcaatccaacaacatccgcAGCTGTAATATCTGAAGCCACGACTCTTACTACAAtaccttcaacttcagagagtacaccagcacaaaccacAACTACAGTTTtatcaaccacatctccaacaacgaGCAATCCAACAAAATCcacagctgtaacatctgaatccactactcttactacaataCCTACAAGTAcagagagtacaccagcacaaactacaattacagcttcatcaaccacatctccaacaacaagcaatccaacaacatccacagctgtaacatctgaatccaCTACTCTTATTACAAAATcttcaacttcagagagtacaccagcacaaactacaattacagcttcatcaaccacatctccaacaacaagcaatccaacaacatccacagctgtaacatctgaatccactactcttactacaataccttcaacttcagagagtacaccagcacaaactacaattatagcttcatcaaccacatctccaacaacaagcaattCAATAACATCAGCAGCTGCAACTTCTAAAACCATGACTCTTACTACAAtaccttcaacttcagagagtacaccagcacaaactacaactaaagcttcatcaaccacatctccaacaacaagcaatccaacaacatccgcagctgtaacatctgaagCCACAACTTTTACTACAATACCTTCAACTTCAcagagtacaccagcacaaaccacaactacagcttcatcaactGCATTTCAAACAATGAGTAATCCAACAACATCAGCAGCTGCAACTTCTAAAACCATGACTCTTACTACACTACTttcaacttcagagagtacaccagcacaaactacaatTACAGCTTCATCATCGACATCTCCAATAACgagcaatccaacaacatccacagctgtaacatctgaagCCACAACTCTTACTACAATACCTACAAGttcagagagtacaccagcacaaaccacAATTACAGCTTCATCAAGCACATCTCCAACAACgagcaatccaacaacatccaCAGCTGTAACATCTAAAGCCACAACTCTTACTACAATACTTTCATCTTCACAGAGTtcaccagcacaaactacaactacagcttcatcaactGCATCTCAAACAACGAGTAATCCAACAACATCAGTAGCTGCAACTTCTGATCCTACTACTCTTTCTGCAACAACAATGCTTAcaacttcagagagtacaccagtacaaactacaactacagcttcatcaaccacatctccaacaacaagcaatccaacagcatccgcagctgtaacatctgaagTCACAACTCTTACTACAATACAttcaacttcagagagtacaccagcacaaaccacAACTACACCTTCATCAACCATATCTCCAACAACGAGCAAACAAACAACTTCcgcagctgtaacatctgaagccacgactcttactacaataccttcaacttcagagagtacaccagcacaaaccacaactacagcttcatcaaccacatctccaacaacaagcaaacaaacaacat GGTACAACAGCAAGAGCcacaactacagcttcatcaactGCTTCTACAACACTGAGAAATCCAACAACATCAGCAGCTGTAACTTCTGA